From Pan troglodytes isolate AG18354 chromosome 11, NHGRI_mPanTro3-v2.0_pri, whole genome shotgun sequence, the proteins below share one genomic window:
- the AQP7 gene encoding aquaporin-7 isoform X11 produces MVLNKTYGSYLGVNLGFGFGVTMGVHVAGRISGAHMNAAVTFANCALGRVPWRKFPVYVLGQFLGSFLAAATIYSLFYTAILHFSGGELMVTGPVATAGIFATYLPDHMTLWRGFLNEVWLTGMLQLCLFAITDQENNPALPGTEALVIGILVVIVGVSLGMNTGYAINPSRDLPPRIFTFVAGWGKQVFRWHHLPGLHWLHHPTGAPEIGGLCGI; encoded by the exons ACTTGGGTTTTGGCTTCGGAGTCACCATGGGAGTGCACGTGGCAGGCCGCATCTCTG GAGCCCACATGAATGCAGCTGTGACCTTTGCTAACTGTGCGCTGGGCCGCGTGCCCTGGAGGAAGTTTCCGGTCTATGTGCTGGGGCAGTTCCTGGGCTCCTTCCTGGCGGCTGCCACCATCTACAGTCTCTTCTACA CGGCCATTCTCCACTTTTCGGGTGGAGAGCTGATGGTGACCGGTCCCGTCGCTACAGCTGGCATTTTTGCCACCTACCTTCCTGATCACATGACATTGTGGCGGGGCTTCCTGAATGAG GTGTGGCTGACCGGGATGCTCCAGCTGTGTCTCTTCGCCATCACGGACCAGGAGAACAACCCAGCACTGCCAGGAACAGAGGCGCTGGTGATAGGCATCCTCGTGGTCATCGTCGGGGTGTCCCTTGGCATGAACACAGGATATGCCATCAACCCATCCCGGGACCTGCCCCCCCGCATCTTCACCTTCGTTGCTGGTTGGGGCAAACAGGTCTTCAG GTGGCATCATCTACCTGGTCTTCATTGGCTCCACCATCCCACGGGAGCCCCTGAAATTGGAGGACTCTGTGGCATATGA
- the AQP7 gene encoding aquaporin-7 isoform X8, with protein MVLNKTYGSYLGVNLGFGFGVTMGVHVAGRISGAHMNAAVTFANCALGRVPWRKFPVYVLGQFLGSFLAAATIYSLFYTAILHFSGGELMVTGPVATAGIFATYLPDHMTLWRGFLNEVWLTGMLQLCLFAITDQENNPALPGTEALVIGILVVIVGVSLGMNTGYAINPSRDLPPRIFTFVAGWGKQVFSNGENWWWVPVVAPLLGAYLGGIIYLVFIGSTIPREPLKLEDSVAYEDHGITVLPKMGSHEPTISPLTPVSVSPANRSSVHPAPPLHESMALEHF; from the exons ACTTGGGTTTTGGCTTCGGAGTCACCATGGGAGTGCACGTGGCAGGCCGCATCTCTG GAGCCCACATGAATGCAGCTGTGACCTTTGCTAACTGTGCGCTGGGCCGCGTGCCCTGGAGGAAGTTTCCGGTCTATGTGCTGGGGCAGTTCCTGGGCTCCTTCCTGGCGGCTGCCACCATCTACAGTCTCTTCTACA CGGCCATTCTCCACTTTTCGGGTGGAGAGCTGATGGTGACCGGTCCCGTCGCTACAGCTGGCATTTTTGCCACCTACCTTCCTGATCACATGACATTGTGGCGGGGCTTCCTGAATGAG GTGTGGCTGACCGGGATGCTCCAGCTGTGTCTCTTCGCCATCACGGACCAGGAGAACAACCCAGCACTGCCAGGAACAGAGGCGCTGGTGATAGGCATCCTCGTGGTCATCGTCGGGGTGTCCCTTGGCATGAACACAGGATATGCCATCAACCCATCCCGGGACCTGCCCCCCCGCATCTTCACCTTCGTTGCTGGTTGGGGCAAACAGGTCTTCAG CAATGGGGAGAACTGGTGGTGGGTGCCAGTGGTGGCACCACTTCTGGGTGCCTATCTAGGTGGCATCATCTACCTGGTCTTCATTGGCTCCACCATCCCACGGGAGCCCCTGAAATTGGAGGACTCTGTGGCATATGAAGACCACGGGATAACCGTATTGCCCAAGATGGGATCTCATGAACCCACGATCTCTCCCCTCACCCCCGTCTCCGTGAGCCCTGCCAACAGATCTTCAGTCCACCCTGCCCCACCCTTACATGAATCCATGGCCCTAGAGCACTTCTAA